The Glycine max cultivar Williams 82 chromosome 12, Glycine_max_v4.0, whole genome shotgun sequence genome window below encodes:
- the LOC100804719 gene encoding cell division control protein 2 homolog produces the protein MTDNTSLSDIINPAIFFLFVFAESSLRIKRINHLLICTCVCTRKLAATPRQMLTLREKYYDFDQISSKVFKCRRDDQFFTMKIVSILNEENQANNGVPYWIIREISILKELDHINIVRLIDVMTDGPDLFLVFEYLDNEFQADFLKNPKMFMYPQMKKEFLYQILNTVAYLHARKILLRDLRPENILVNVRTQVLKIALFGAARTFEAPLEAYSSSVGCLSYRSPEVLFQFGCEKYSTPNDVWAVGCIFGEMLLHRPLFSGPSDVELLDEIFTLLGTPTEETWPGVTSICGTCALMGPPQQPKDLAKEFPMLNPDGLDLLSKMLCLCPNYRISAEDAVKHPYFKGV, from the exons ATGACTGATAATACATCTCTTTCTGATATAATTAATCCAGCTAtcttttttctgtttgttttcGCTGAATCTTCTTTAAGAATTAAACGGATTAATCATTTGTTAATTTGTACGTGTGTGTGTACGAGAAAACTAGCAGCAACGCCTCGCCAGATGCTAACGCTGAGGGAGAAGTACTATGATTTCGACCAGATTTCCAGTAAGGTTTTCAAGTGCAGGCGTGATGATCAGTTTTTCACCATGAAAATTGTCTCCATTCTGAACGAAGAAAACCAAGCGAACAACGGGGTTCCGTACTGGATTATAAGAGAAATCTCTATTCTCAAAGAGCTGGACCACATCAACATTGTGAG GTTGATCGATGTGATGACCGATGGGCCCGACCTGTTTCTTGTTTTTGAGTATCTTGACAATGAATTCCAAGCTGATTTCCTGAAAAATCCAAAGATGTTTATGTACCCACAAATGAAAAAA GAGTTTCTTTATCAAATTCTCAATACAGTTGCGTATCTGCATGCTCGTAAAATTCTTCTCAGAGATTTGAGACCTGAGAATATTCTGGTTAATGTCAGAACCCAAGTTCTGAAGATTGCACTCTTTGGGGCAGCCAGAACATTTGAAGCTCCTCTTGAGGCTTACTCTAGCAGT gTGGGTTGTCTTTCTTATAGGTCACCTGAAGTCTTGTTTCAGTTTGGCTGCGAGAAATACTCAACTCCAAATGATGTCTGGGCCGTGGGTTGTATATTTGGCGAGATGCTTCTTCACCGGCCTCTATTCTCTGGTCCAAGTGATGTGGAGCTGCTGGATGAGATATTTAC CTTGCTTGGTACCCCAACAGAAGAAACCTGGCCTGGAGTGACTTCTATATGCGGAACCTGTGCTTTAATGGGACCTCCACAACAGCCCAAG GACCTGGCAAAAGAGTTTCCAATGCTCAATCCAGATGGTCTTGATCTACTCTCC AAAATGCTTTGCCTTTGTCCAAATTATAGAATTTCAGCTGAAGATGCTGTTAAGCACCCATATTTCAAAGGAGtatga